The Kluyveromyces marxianus DMKU3-1042 DNA, complete genome, chromosome 6 genome window below encodes:
- a CDS encoding PNGaseA superfamily family translates to MGTKGKEMSIWDQMVLATKKSKLKSQLKPIPRSTGESSEKQEKESYWQYDLEKDGFKPKTDASNVSLKKRCFSWALFAFRVVFVILALVRLLNYHLSDNKSISISDNDNIQDSFEITIAELPTENLVHTDQLLTYSFGNSWGHPARVPYTPYTGSPYNKVMLELFTNVSGRQYDRLGHIFIDNITVWRTSTVEPYDNKTIISRSSKDITDYISLFQKGDPLELTFQLDNIVTKLQDGIFNVDLRIHYFDSPTPHHGRDETAKDFFYHYATTPPNRVIPLVVDPKKKTPLLYYPIASQSNPRWTRPLEDFGANLDGTLEHARLEVFLSGNAAEEFWYGNVLDEYVSKFKNSFHEISGHGPVRVLKVYLYDGKNEYLVATMVPTPVIFTGGFSPALWRPCVGIDAFDLEHLSIDLTPFLSLLKDEKPWELQFEIVSSLNDKYKDTIGENWILSGNIKQWTNQESKMDYGEMIQNTFNSTFDVNVIDIDDPNELHQTVNATARNEVASVVYLDDKPYVISRIYHNEFISSLKFVEDGDDEHHVVDLEKYNIISIYEEEAFRKSNPIVSLIDKSSWHFVGNIKTLDIDVPKSEMTYSAAISRSVDRFKYIKDYTSGQEFEVKNSQDLVDYANTHDSIPHIIVNALKGSQTGSSKYTLAPSGNYGSGDSVHHVRVFKDYPFKEHYNRDVVVSKNSVVFDVIKRDL, encoded by the coding sequence atgGGGACCAAGGGCAAAGAAATGAGCATATGGGACCAGATGGTGCTGGCTACAAAAAAATCGAAGTTAAAGTCGCAGCTAAAACCAATTCCAAGGTCAACCGGTGAATCTTCcgagaaacaagaaaaagaaagctATTGGCAATATGACTTGGAAAAGGACGGTTTCAAACCTAAGACCGATGCATCGAATGTGAGcctgaaaaaaagatgttTCTCATGGGCCCTTTTCGCCTTTCGTGTGGTATTCGTCATTTTAGCTCTTGTACGGTTGCTCAATTACCATTTAAGTGATAACAAGTCCATAAGCATTTCGGATAACGATAACATTCAAGACTCTTTTGAAATCACTATTGCTGAGCTTCCCACGGAAAACCTGGTCCACACTGACCAATTGTTGACGTATTCATTCGGAAATTCATGGGGCCATCCGGCTCGTGTTCCATATACCCCTTACACCGGATCGCCATATAACAAAGTCATGTTAGAACTCTTTACAAATGTATCAGGCAGACAATATGACCGTCTAGGCCATATATTCATCGATAACATTACTGTCTGGAGAACATCTACTGTGGAACCTTACGACAACAAAACGATCATCAGTAGATCTTCGAAGGATATCACGGATTACATCTCGTTGTTCCAGAAAGGAGATCCATTGGAACTAACGTTCCAATTGGATAACATCGTGACGAAGTTGCAAGATGGTATTTTCAACGTCGACTTGAGAATCCACTACTTTGATTCCCCTACACCGCACCATGGTAGGGACGAAACGGCTAAAGACTTTTTCTACCATTACGCAACAACACCACCAAACAGAGTGATACCTTTGGTAGTGGATccgaaaaagaagacaCCATTGTTGTATTATCCAATTGCTTCCCAGTCAAATCCCCGTTGGACTAGACCTTTGGAAGATTTCGGAGCAAACCTCGATGGTACGTTGGAGCACGCTAGATTAGAAGTGTTCCTGTCTGGTAATGCTGCAGAAGAATTTTGGTACGGTAATGTCTTGGATGAATACGTttccaaattcaaaaacagcTTCCATGAAATATCAGGTCATGGTCCCGTAAGAGTACTTAAGGTTTATCTCTACGATGGCAAGAACGAGTATCTGGTCGCCACAATGGTTCCTACTCCTGTCATTTTCACTGGGGGTTTCTCACCAGCTCTTTGGAGACCATGTGTTGGAATCGACGCTTTCGATTTGGAGCATTTATCCATAGACCTAACACCATTTTTGTCACTTTTGAAGGATGAAAAGCCCTGGGAATTGCAGTTTGAAATAGTTTCCAGCTTGAACGATAAATACAAGGATACAATTGGTGAAAATTGGATCCTTTCTGGTAATATCAAACAATGGACTAATCAAGAGTCTAAGATGGACTATGGCGAGATGATACAAAACACTTTCAATTCAACCTTTGATGTCAATGTAATCGATATTGATGATCCAAATGAATTGCACCAAACAGTAAATGCAACTGCAAGAAACGAAGTGGCCAGCGTAGTCTACCTGGATGATAAGCCATATGTGATTTCACGTATTTATCACAACGAAttcatttcatctttaaAGTTCGTCGAAGATGGTGACGACGAACATCACGTAGTGGACCTTGAAAAGTACAACATTATCTCGATATatgaggaagaagcatTTAGAAAATCTAATCCGATCGTTTCTCTTATTGACAAGTCCTCTTGGCATTTTGTTGGAAACATCAAAACCCTAGATATTGATGTTCCAAAATCAGAGATGACATACAGCGCGGCCATTAGTAGATCTGTGGACAGATTTAAATACATCAAAGACTATACATCAGgacaagaatttgaagtTAAGAACTCTCAAGATCTAGTTGATTATGCAAACACCCATGACTCAATCCCACATATTATAGTCAACGCTCTAAAAGGATCACAGACTGGTTCGTCAAAGTATACTTTGGCACCTTCCGGAAATTATGGAAGTGGTGATTCTGTTCACCACGTTAGAGTCTTCAAAGATTATCCTTTCAAAGAACATTATAATAGGGACGTGGTCGTTAGTAAGAACTCTGTGGTGTTTGACGTAATTAAACGCGATTTATAA
- the PBS2 gene encoding mitogen-activated protein kinase kinase PBS2, whose translation MANDMRRSSMSSSSSHGQGPNQGLAQGQGQPQGNVNVNGSYSQINSSLHARVKAFQEQRQLKRSGSIHSNQSQNSVQIQQIVNKPLPPLPPKIMVGEGEHLSEDSQHHHHHHHQQQQQQQQQQQQQQLHKSDGSGESIQRGTELDHQQKVQQLPQLPQQPQSQQPQQPQPQQPQQSTPPVTPSQQQQQQPQQIQQHHNQTQNQGQTQSQAQNQQHPQHSAQVLSSRKGLPHGIQKDMHLQQTQQQAQQQQQQQQQRQRPLQAATMTQGRRDGLMKQTQEQLEKMRISASSAPPPGTFGNIPSISQDRELNPIRQAPRPPAGGIPTGNIPNYFMAPGTGGMPPVSTSSSSATDPGQAPPRPSQGQPHLQKAKQSLSARRGLKLPPGGMSLKMKPTSQPQQLAPQHTHQEFAGAPSNTAVPVVQGRRSNPGSLINGLQTTSTSSANTSHETAGTEPKPGSNSNTNSGIGGLFANFSKYVNIKSGSLNFAGKLSLSSKGVDFSNGSSFRITLDELEFLEELGHGNYGNVSKVLHKPTHITMAMKEVRLELDESKFRQILMELEVLHNCQSPYIVDFYGAFFIEGAVYMCMEYMDGGSLDKSYDDEQLGGIDEPQLARITSSVIKGLKELKDVHNIIHRDVKPTNILCSASQGTIKLCDFGVSGNLVASLAKTNIGCQSYMAPERIKSLNPDKSTYSVQSDIWSLGLSILEMALGAYPYPPETFDNIFSQLSAIVDGPTPKLPEGKFSADAQNFVSMCLQKIPERRPTYAALLEHPWLKRYENVDVKMSEYITTRLNKRKEWLAETGEDLPKHIPALHMGGL comes from the coding sequence ATGGCTAATGATATGAGACGATCAAGCatgtcttcttcatcttcacACGGGCAAGGGCCGAATCAGGGTCTGGCTCAAGGTCAGGGACAACCACAAGGAAATGTGAACGTGAACGGGTCGTATTCACAGATAAATTCGAGTTTGCATGCGAGGGTCAAGGCTTTCCAGGAACAGAGACAGTTGAAGCGGTCTGGGAGTATCCACTCGAACCAATCGCAGAATTCAGTACAGATACAGCAGATTGTGAATAAGCCGTTGCCCCCGCTGCCTCCGAAGATTATGGTGGGGGAGGGCGAGCATTTGTCGGAAGACTCGCagcatcatcatcatcatcatcaccagcagcagcagcagcagcagcaacaacaacaacaacaacaactacaTAAAAGTGATGGATCGGGAGAGTCGATACAACGAGGTACTGAACTGgatcatcaacaaaaagTACAACAACTGCCACAACTGCCGCAGCAGCCGCAGTCACAACAACCCCAACAGccacaaccacaacaaccACAGCAATCAACACCACCAGTAACACCatcacaacaacaacaacaacaaccacaacaaaTACAGCAGCATCATAACCAAACTCAAAATCAAGGTCAAACCCAAAGTCAAGCCCAAAATCAGCAACACCCACAGCATTCAGCACAAGTTCTGTCGTCGCGAAAGGGCTTGCCTCATGGCATTCAAAAAGACATGCATTTACAACAAACTCAACAACAGGcccagcagcagcagcagcaacagcagcagcgtCAACGGCCTCTGCAGGCAGCTACTATGACTCAAGGGAGAAGAGATGGACTCATGAAACAGACGCAAGAACAACTagagaagatgaggatAAGTGCTTCCTCTGCACCTCCACCTGGAACATTTGGCAATATCCCTTCGATATCCCAAGATCGCGAGCTAAACCCAATAAGACAGGCCCCACGTCCACCTGCTGGCGGAATTCCCACAGGGAATATTCCGAACTACTTTATGGCACCAGGAACAGGTGGTATGCCTCCAGTTTCCacttcatcttcctcaGCAACAGACCCAGGTCAAGCTCCGCCAAGACCTTCTCAAGGTCAACCACATTTACAGAAAGCCAAACAATCTCTATCGGCAAGGAGAGGTTTGAAACTTCCACCGGGCGGAATGTCGCTGAAAATGAAACCTACAAGTCAGCCACAGCAGTTGGCACCTCAACATACCCACCAGGAGTTTGCGGGGGCTCCTTCTAACACTGCTGTGCCAGTGGTACAAGGGAGACGTTCCAATCCAGGCTCGCTGATTAACGGTCTGCAGACAACTTCCACTTCTTCTGCGAATACGTCGCACGAGACGGCAGGAACCGAACCTAAGCCGGGCTCCAACTCCAATACCAATTCTGGTATTGGTGGTCTATTCGCAAATTTCTCCAAATACGTTAATATTAAGTCCGGTTCGCTCAATTTCGCTGGAAAATTGTCTTTATCATCAAAGGGTGTAGACTTTAGCAATGGATCCAGTTTCCGCATTACTTTGGACGAGTTGGAGTTTTTGGAAGAGTTGGGCCACGGGAATTACGGTAATGTCTCAAAAGTTTTACATAAACCTACTCATATTACCATGGCAATGAAGGAAGTCAGGTTAGAATTAGACGAATCAAAATTCAGACAGATTCTAATGGAGTTAGAAGTGTTACATAACTGTCAATCTCCATACATCGTGGATTTTTATGGAGCATTCTTCATTGAGGGTGCAGTATACATGTGCATGGAATACATGGATGGTGGGTCTTTGGACAAATCGTATGACGATGAACAGTTAGGAGGCATTGATGAGCCACAATTGGCTAGGATCACTAGCTCTGTGATAAAGGGGctaaaagaattaaaagatGTGCATAATATTATCCATCGTGATGTTAAACCAACAAATATTCTATGCTCTGCTAGTCAAGGTACGATAAAATTGTGCGATTTCGGTGTGTCTGGAAATTTAGTCGCATCATTAGCTAAAACAAATATCGGCTGCCAATCTTACATGGCTCCGGAAAGAATTAAGTCTTTGAATCCAGACAAATCAACATATTCAGTTCAGTCAGATATATGGTCTCTTGGGTTGTCTATCCTTGAAATGGCATTAGGTGCCTACCCATATCCTCCAGAAACTTTTGATAACATATTTTCGCAGCTAAGTGCTATAGTGGACGGGCCAACGCCAAAGCTACCAGAGGGAAAATTCTCAGCTGATGCCCAAAATTTCGTGTCAATGTGTCTACAAAAGATTCCCGAACGTAGGCCAACCTACGCAGCCTTACTAGAGCATCCTTGGTTAAAGAGGTACGAAAATGTAGACGTGAAAATGAGCGAATACATCACTACTAGACTAAATAAGAGGAAAGAATGGCTAGCAGAGACCGGAGAAGACTTACCAAAGCATATCCCTGCCTTGCATATGGGTGGATTGTAA